A genomic region of Scyliorhinus canicula chromosome 4, sScyCan1.1, whole genome shotgun sequence contains the following coding sequences:
- the LOC119964854 gene encoding regulator of G-protein signaling 4-like has product MCKGLAALPATCLRSAKDMKHRLGFLLPKAETLRDHSSAFIKKDKTSHRLSNEEVKKWGESLLQLMSHKHGLVAFTEFLQSEYSEENIRFWLACEEYRKCKSPAKLASKAKKIFNEYIAVEAPREVNLEPQVREKTSENILEPTSACFDEAQSKIQTLMQRDSYPRFLKSKVYLDLLNQTQARS; this is encoded by the exons ATGTGCAAAGGACTAGCTGCACTTCCTGCTACTTGCCTAAGAAG TGCAAAGGACATGAAGCATCGTCTTGGCTTCTTATTGCCAAAAGCAGAAACATTGAGAGACCACAGCTCGGCATTCATCAAGAAGGACAAAACATCTCACAG ACTCAGCAATGAAGAGGTTAAGAAATGGGGTGAATCTTTGCTACAACTAATGTCACATAAAC ATGGCCTGGTTGCATTCACTGAATTTCTCCAGTCCGAGTACAGCGAGGAAAATATCAGGTTCTGGCTAGCATGCGAGGAGTACAGAAAATGCAAGTCACCTGCAAAACTGGCTTCCAAGGCAAAGAAGATTTTCAACGAATACATTGCAGTTGAGGCTCCTAGAGAA GTGAACTTGGAACCTCAGGTCAGAGAAAAGACCAGCGAGAATATCCTTGAACCAACTTCCGCTTGCTTTGACGAAGCACAGAGCAAGATCCAAACCTTGATGCAGAGAGACTCTTACCCCAGGTTCCTCAAGTCAAAGGTCTACTTGGATCTATTGAACCAAACTCAAGCAAGAAGTTAA